The Paracholeplasma brassicae genome contains a region encoding:
- a CDS encoding EAL domain-containing protein, whose amino-acid sequence MDYVKIDKYFIDRILSTKTDRLLTTDIVSIIHKMGYKAVAEGV is encoded by the coding sequence ATTGATTACGTAAAGATTGATAAGTATTTTATCGACCGTATTCTTTCAACAAAAACCGATCGCTTACTTACAACCGACATTGTATCTATTATTCATAAAATGGGGTACAAAGCAGTGGCAGAAGGTGTTTAA
- a CDS encoding phytoene desaturase family protein has product MKKIAIIGAGPGGLSAGMVLVTKGYEVHVFEKDDRVGGRNQRMDVSGYQFDLGPTFLMYLEILEDVFKEAGENLRDHLELIQLDELYKLRFNDVTFNMNKNKEKNYLMYEEYQKGLGDAYVKWYQAQEKKLKLAAPILKKPFPNYTHFFRKDVLRMAPYVHPLQSVYKNLSKFSKNEAFIHSLSFQAKYLGMASYKAPSLFTILPFLEHDLGLYHVKGGLNQISEQMAKIIQAKGGHLHLNTPVEEILVKDQKAYGLRISNETHLFDEVIINADFAYAMDNLVSQDNLKKYKKEKLAKKKYSVSTFMLYLGLDTILDINHHEIIFSKDYESYLKGLMNDELIDDFSLYVHNPSKTDPSYAKDGHSSLYVLMPVPNVASTIDFENRKDELTQKAIKLLNQTYGIKIEDHIVAKKVITPNDWQKNHNVYLGAVFNLAHNLGQMLNRRPQNKFEEIDHVYLVGGGTHPGSGLPTIYQSALILKNYL; this is encoded by the coding sequence GTGAAAAAAATTGCGATTATCGGGGCAGGCCCTGGTGGGCTATCCGCTGGGATGGTGTTAGTGACTAAAGGCTATGAAGTGCATGTGTTTGAAAAAGACGATCGAGTCGGTGGTAGAAATCAACGAATGGATGTGTCAGGGTATCAATTTGATTTAGGCCCAACCTTCTTAATGTATTTAGAAATTCTAGAAGATGTTTTTAAGGAAGCCGGTGAGAATTTAAGGGATCACTTAGAACTAATTCAATTAGACGAACTTTATAAACTGCGTTTTAATGACGTCACATTTAATATGAATAAAAACAAAGAAAAAAACTATTTAATGTATGAGGAGTACCAAAAAGGCTTAGGCGATGCTTACGTTAAATGGTATCAAGCACAAGAAAAGAAATTAAAACTAGCGGCACCGATACTTAAAAAACCATTTCCGAATTACACCCACTTTTTTAGAAAAGACGTTTTAAGGATGGCACCATACGTGCACCCGCTTCAATCGGTTTATAAAAACTTGTCTAAGTTTTCAAAGAACGAAGCGTTCATTCATTCATTATCCTTTCAAGCGAAGTATTTGGGGATGGCGTCTTACAAGGCACCATCGTTATTTACAATTCTACCCTTTTTAGAACACGATCTTGGTCTATACCACGTTAAAGGTGGGTTAAACCAAATCAGCGAACAAATGGCTAAAATCATTCAAGCCAAAGGTGGGCATTTGCATCTAAACACACCAGTAGAAGAAATATTAGTCAAAGATCAAAAAGCGTATGGGTTAAGAATCAGTAATGAGACGCATTTATTTGATGAAGTGATCATTAATGCGGATTTTGCTTACGCGATGGATAACTTAGTGAGCCAAGACAATTTAAAGAAATACAAGAAAGAAAAACTTGCAAAGAAAAAATACAGCGTTTCAACGTTCATGCTTTATTTAGGACTAGATACGATATTAGACATTAATCATCATGAGATTATTTTTTCTAAGGATTACGAAAGCTATTTAAAAGGGCTGATGAATGATGAGTTAATTGATGACTTTAGTTTGTATGTGCATAATCCTTCGAAAACAGACCCATCCTATGCTAAGGATGGACACTCAAGTCTTTATGTGTTGATGCCTGTACCAAACGTAGCATCTACAATTGATTTTGAAAACCGAAAAGACGAACTCACACAAAAGGCTATTAAGCTATTAAATCAAACCTATGGCATCAAAATTGAAGATCACATCGTGGCTAAAAAAGTCATTACGCCAAACGATTGGCAAAAAAATCACAACGTTTACCTAGGGGCGGTCTTTAATTTAGCGCATAACTTAGGTCAGATGTTAAACAGAAGACCACAAAACAAATTTGAAGAGATTGATCACGTGTATTTGGTTGGTGGTGGCACACACCCAGGCTCTGGGTTGCCAACGATCTATCAGTCGGCATTAATATTAAAAAACTATCTATAA
- a CDS encoding AarF/UbiB family protein produces the protein MRWLRFIRLFREIFNKKRLPDLDFIQNEGLLAVKIAQTFALRIDFLSEATCVHLSKLYTKTTPILKEDTKALIQSYTNKDFLDQFEYFDEEPIGSASVGQVHRARLKNGEEVVIKFIKKDFKKKFEKDVRSLRRFISFIIFFYPKLKKVADPQGIIEHIEEYTLAELDLRNEIKHAKVLKEIYLKNKDDFSLDRLKFPTLYEALSNEHVLVSEFIEGPTVDLLLEEKKLPFNDILEIFHIHGFYIFLVGTFHGDLHPGNLIIKDQNYYFIDTGAISKVGTKIQTGLFNFMAHLAYYDFEGCAKSLNEMAEVEIHGKQYEAFKEKLLKLYVGFEGTTVSEESLTKKMMETIKLGVNSGMEFEKGMFPIIKSMMYLDGMVLKGAPDTVLMVEMRRFIEEFNEARKKVRK, from the coding sequence ATGAGATGGCTAAGGTTTATCAGACTATTTAGAGAGATATTTAATAAAAAACGATTGCCTGATTTGGATTTCATTCAAAATGAAGGGTTATTAGCGGTTAAAATCGCGCAAACCTTCGCCTTAAGAATTGATTTTTTAAGTGAGGCAACGTGCGTTCATTTATCAAAGTTATACACCAAGACAACCCCCATTTTAAAAGAAGATACGAAAGCACTGATTCAAAGTTACACAAACAAAGACTTCCTAGATCAGTTTGAGTACTTTGATGAAGAGCCGATCGGCAGTGCTTCGGTGGGACAAGTCCACCGAGCACGACTAAAAAATGGAGAGGAAGTCGTGATTAAGTTCATCAAAAAAGACTTCAAGAAGAAATTCGAAAAAGACGTCAGGTCTTTAAGACGTTTTATTTCTTTTATTATTTTCTTCTATCCCAAATTAAAAAAAGTGGCTGACCCACAAGGCATTATTGAACACATTGAAGAATATACCCTTGCTGAGCTTGATTTAAGAAATGAAATCAAACACGCCAAGGTACTAAAAGAGATTTATTTAAAGAATAAGGACGATTTTAGTTTAGACCGTTTAAAGTTTCCAACGCTCTATGAAGCGTTGTCAAATGAACATGTGCTGGTATCAGAGTTCATTGAAGGACCGACCGTTGATTTATTACTTGAGGAAAAGAAGTTGCCGTTTAATGATATTTTAGAGATCTTCCATATCCACGGGTTCTATATCTTTTTAGTAGGGACATTTCATGGAGATCTTCACCCAGGTAATTTAATCATTAAAGATCAAAACTACTACTTTATCGATACGGGTGCGATTTCTAAAGTAGGCACTAAAATTCAAACCGGACTATTTAATTTCATGGCACATTTGGCTTATTACGACTTTGAGGGTTGTGCAAAAAGCTTAAATGAGATGGCAGAAGTCGAAATCCACGGCAAACAATATGAGGCATTTAAAGAAAAACTATTAAAACTCTACGTCGGTTTTGAAGGTACTACCGTCAGCGAAGAATCGTTAACCAAAAAAATGATGGAAACCATCAAGCTTGGGGTTAATTCCGGTATGGAGTTTGAAAAAGGAATGTTTCCAATCATTAAGAGTATGATGTATTTGGATGGGATGGTCTTAAAAGGCGCACCAGATACGGTTTTAATGGTTGAGATGAGACGGTTTATTGAAGAATTCAATGAAGCTAGAAAGAAGGTAAGAAAGTGA
- a CDS encoding diacylglycerol/lipid kinase family protein produces MNVLFIYNPESGKGRINKNIELIKKEFIDHGYLPTIIKTNKPGDAKDLSIEYGKGYDLLICAGGDGTLSEVVNGLMTLEKRPTVGYIPTGTTNDLAHMLGLPRKIKKALRIILKDGVKEKMDISEINNTYFTYAAATGKFAKASYDVKKIDKVRFGHLAYVARGIKDAFVDYKMPMKITYDGGVLEDTFGLILVLNGPRVGGVNLFLIKKSKLNDGVIEAKVFRRRKGRTLFTILSFFGFGGFSNKYVKTLKSPYYEIQAPASVEWNTDGEKTHQGTIKVKVHQEALEMIVSKRASKQLFIKK; encoded by the coding sequence ATGAACGTTCTATTTATCTATAACCCGGAATCCGGTAAAGGTAGAATCAATAAAAACATCGAGTTGATCAAAAAAGAATTTATTGATCATGGGTATTTACCAACCATCATTAAAACAAACAAACCAGGGGATGCGAAAGACCTCTCGATCGAATACGGCAAAGGGTACGATTTGCTTATTTGTGCGGGCGGCGATGGGACGTTGAGTGAGGTTGTTAATGGATTGATGACCTTAGAAAAACGGCCAACCGTTGGCTATATCCCAACAGGAACAACCAACGATTTAGCCCACATGCTTGGCTTACCTAGAAAAATCAAAAAAGCCTTAAGAATTATACTAAAAGACGGCGTTAAAGAGAAGATGGATATTTCTGAAATCAACAACACCTATTTCACTTACGCGGCTGCCACAGGTAAGTTTGCCAAAGCGTCCTACGATGTTAAGAAAATCGATAAAGTTCGATTTGGCCATTTAGCCTACGTCGCAAGAGGTATCAAAGACGCGTTTGTTGACTATAAAATGCCAATGAAAATCACTTATGACGGTGGCGTTTTAGAAGACACTTTCGGTTTAATTTTAGTCTTAAATGGGCCAAGAGTCGGTGGGGTTAATCTATTTTTAATTAAAAAGTCAAAACTGAATGATGGCGTAATTGAAGCTAAAGTATTTAGAAGAAGAAAAGGTAGAACGTTATTTACGATACTGTCATTCTTTGGGTTTGGCGGATTTTCAAACAAATACGTCAAAACATTGAAATCGCCATATTATGAAATTCAAGCACCAGCATCGGTTGAATGGAATACCGATGGTGAGAAAACACATCAAGGAACAATCAAGGTTAAGGTGCATCAAGAAGCCTTAGAAATGATTGTCTCAAAACGAGCAAGTAAGCAATTATTCATCAAAAAATAA
- a CDS encoding quaternary amine ABC transporter ATP-binding protein, whose protein sequence is MSHIKIENLSMIFGKKKNQVEALRLIDEGIDIAEVMKQTDTTVALKNVSFEIKDTELFVIVGLSGSGKSTLIRCLNRLNEPTRGEIYVGDENILAYDKEKLLNFRRNRISMVFQHFGLLSHRSILRNVEYGLEVQGVDKDTRKDKAMTAIKVVGLEGNETKFPHELSGGMKQRVGIARALITEPDILLMDEPYSALDPLIRREMQNELLNLEDYINRTIVFITHDMNEAFKMGDRIALMKDGEVVQIGTPQEFFSNPKNDYVRDFISDVDKTQIIKVRSVMNKTTVVAKDTSLRSDVLETMDLYKKNHLFIVDENNLYQGIVHRNDVARSRSTEIKDLIQPLEAVYRNTYIKSLWERFDVVETDLPVINKDGYYKGSISKNDMIKALA, encoded by the coding sequence ATGAGTCATATTAAAATTGAAAATTTATCGATGATTTTTGGTAAAAAGAAAAATCAAGTTGAAGCACTAAGATTAATTGATGAAGGCATCGATATTGCAGAAGTAATGAAACAAACAGACACGACAGTAGCTTTAAAAAACGTTAGTTTTGAAATTAAAGACACTGAATTATTCGTTATTGTTGGACTATCAGGTAGTGGTAAATCCACACTAATTCGCTGTCTAAACCGTTTAAATGAGCCAACAAGAGGTGAAATTTATGTTGGCGATGAAAATATTCTCGCCTACGATAAAGAAAAACTATTAAATTTTAGACGTAATCGTATTTCAATGGTATTCCAGCACTTTGGATTATTAAGCCATCGTTCGATTTTAAGAAACGTTGAATATGGTCTTGAGGTTCAAGGTGTTGATAAAGACACCAGAAAAGACAAAGCGATGACTGCGATTAAAGTCGTTGGACTTGAAGGCAATGAAACCAAATTTCCACACGAATTATCGGGTGGGATGAAACAAAGAGTAGGGATCGCAAGAGCGCTGATAACCGAACCAGACATCTTATTAATGGATGAACCCTATAGCGCACTTGATCCACTCATTAGAAGAGAAATGCAAAACGAATTACTAAACTTAGAGGACTACATTAACCGAACCATCGTCTTTATTACACACGACATGAACGAAGCCTTTAAGATGGGTGATCGAATCGCCTTAATGAAAGATGGTGAAGTCGTTCAAATTGGGACACCACAAGAATTTTTCTCAAACCCTAAAAACGACTACGTGAGAGACTTCATTTCCGATGTGGATAAGACGCAAATCATTAAAGTGCGTTCGGTGATGAACAAAACAACGGTGGTTGCTAAAGACACATCACTTAGAAGTGACGTCTTAGAAACCATGGATCTTTACAAGAAGAACCATTTATTCATCGTTGATGAGAATAATTTATATCAAGGCATTGTGCATCGAAACGACGTTGCACGTTCAAGAAGTACCGAGATTAAAGATTTGATCCAGCCACTTGAGGCTGTTTATCGCAATACCTACATTAAGTCGTTATGGGAACGATTTGATGTGGTTGAAACGGATTTGCCAGTCATCAATAAAGATGGCTATTATAAAGGCTCGATTTCAAAGAATGACATGATCAAAGCCTTAGCTTAA
- a CDS encoding ABC transporter permease, with protein sequence MIHFPEQLVYQISKYIDQGVEFILEKFKFLFDFINLIISETFDTTILLLRYVPWWVYLLIVIVLAIKLYSIKTGITLGLMLFAIGMFGLWDMMLYTLAIVLMSVFVSLIIGIPAGILMAKSNRTEKILKPILDGMQTMPSFVYLIPAVMLFGLGRVPAVFATTIYALPPLIRLTYLGITNVDEEVVEAGKSFGSTPLQMLLKIEFPQALSTIMTGVNQTTMMAVAMVVISSMIGAEGIGHEVLIAIRRVEVGRGIQAGLAIVFLAIILDRLLQGFVMKLKRGEA encoded by the coding sequence ATGATACATTTTCCAGAACAACTGGTCTATCAAATTTCAAAATACATTGATCAAGGCGTCGAATTCATCCTAGAAAAGTTTAAATTTCTATTTGATTTCATTAACCTGATTATTTCAGAAACATTCGACACAACCATTTTATTACTTAGGTACGTACCGTGGTGGGTTTACCTACTTATCGTTATTGTACTAGCCATAAAACTTTATTCGATTAAAACAGGGATCACTTTAGGCTTAATGCTGTTTGCGATTGGGATGTTTGGTTTGTGGGACATGATGCTCTACACCTTAGCCATTGTCTTAATGAGTGTGTTTGTTTCATTAATTATCGGTATTCCTGCGGGGATACTGATGGCAAAATCAAACCGAACAGAAAAAATACTAAAACCCATATTAGATGGGATGCAAACCATGCCATCGTTTGTCTATTTGATTCCTGCGGTGATGCTCTTTGGGCTAGGACGTGTGCCTGCGGTTTTCGCAACCACCATCTACGCACTACCACCGCTCATTAGACTGACCTATTTAGGGATTACGAACGTGGATGAAGAAGTCGTTGAAGCAGGGAAGTCTTTTGGGTCTACCCCACTTCAAATGTTATTAAAAATCGAATTTCCACAAGCCTTATCGACCATCATGACGGGTGTGAATCAAACCACAATGATGGCCGTAGCGATGGTCGTTATTTCATCGATGATTGGGGCAGAAGGCATTGGACATGAAGTCTTAATCGCCATTCGTCGTGTCGAGGTCGGAAGAGGGATCCAAGCGGGTCTTGCGATTGTATTTTTAGCAATCATCCTAGATAGACTTCTACAAGGGTTTGTTATGAAGTTAAAAAGAGGTGAAGCGTAA
- a CDS encoding ABC transporter substrate-binding protein yields the protein MFKQTNMKKILGVFIALVAVVMLASCGTKQKELTIGEGDWDSNQVHDQIAKYIIENGYDVKVNIVLADTALLLSALKSNNVDVSLELWTDNIPSYDSDLEAGHYEEVSTNFADNKQGLYIPKYLQEQYPDLVSVEDLKRYSHLFDDPNGSGDQVIYGGPEGWAATEFMYKKVELYGLDEFYNFKTIDSNAILSATLKAAYDNELPWVGYNWEPTWIMGIYDMVLLEDSAYSEEDYAVGRGAFPSVDVTVVVRDGFKKEFPELYDFFSNYQTSTEITNKALAYMQENDVEAYDAAIWFLETYEDLWGTWVPEDVKTNVLDSLK from the coding sequence ATGTTTAAACAAACAAACATGAAGAAAATTTTAGGCGTATTTATCGCCTTAGTCGCAGTGGTAATGCTTGCCTCATGCGGTACAAAACAAAAAGAACTGACGATTGGGGAAGGTGACTGGGATTCCAACCAAGTCCATGACCAAATTGCTAAATATATCATAGAAAACGGGTATGACGTGAAAGTTAATATTGTTTTAGCTGATACAGCACTACTCTTATCGGCATTAAAATCGAACAACGTTGATGTGTCGCTTGAACTTTGGACCGATAACATCCCTTCTTATGACAGTGACTTAGAAGCGGGTCATTATGAAGAGGTTTCAACGAATTTCGCAGATAATAAACAAGGGTTATATATTCCTAAATACCTACAAGAACAATACCCAGACTTAGTGAGTGTTGAGGATTTAAAAAGATATAGTCATTTATTTGATGATCCAAATGGGTCTGGTGATCAAGTGATTTATGGTGGGCCTGAAGGCTGGGCTGCTACAGAGTTTATGTATAAAAAAGTTGAATTATACGGATTAGATGAGTTCTACAATTTTAAAACAATCGATTCAAACGCTATTTTATCGGCTACCTTAAAGGCAGCTTATGATAATGAGTTACCTTGGGTTGGCTATAACTGGGAACCTACTTGGATTATGGGGATTTATGACATGGTTTTATTAGAAGATAGCGCATATAGCGAAGAAGACTATGCCGTCGGTAGAGGCGCGTTTCCAAGCGTTGACGTGACGGTGGTCGTAAGAGATGGGTTTAAGAAAGAATTCCCAGAGCTCTATGATTTCTTTAGTAACTACCAAACTTCAACCGAAATAACCAACAAAGCACTTGCCTATATGCAAGAAAACGACGTTGAAGCATACGATGCGGCGATTTGGTTTTTAGAAACGTATGAAGACCTATGGGGTACTTGGGTACCTGAGGATGTCAAAACAAACGTATTAGATAGTCTTAAATAA
- a CDS encoding mechanosensitive ion channel family protein: MFTLLTSSTGLNALYTGLVVLGVIVFWLIEKQLMKKHEEKMSKLLLLIVYLVLFGVLIVAFGVILYIWNYDLNAYFNNISGGFIEFIEQSIGRVVSSLIVIFILMFVLKVAKTSLNRVGVKESQNQRRKRTIAKLTLSLFRYVLGIIAILIVLAIWGVNVAPALAGLGIAGLVIGLGAQKFINDLISGFFIVFEHHYDVGDTIEAGGFRGEVTEIGLKTTKLKNFKGEVKIIANGDVTTLINHSKLPSLAIVEFGISYDANMQQTIDILNQELPKLANELPVIIEGPTVLGVIDLANSSVNMRVTAKTLNLQHFGVERKIRQRIKEILDENNIEIPFPQVVVHQKND; the protein is encoded by the coding sequence ATGTTTACATTATTAACGTCATCAACAGGGCTTAATGCTTTATACACAGGTTTAGTTGTGTTAGGGGTTATTGTCTTTTGGTTGATTGAAAAACAATTGATGAAGAAGCACGAAGAAAAAATGAGCAAACTACTATTACTGATTGTTTATCTCGTTTTATTTGGTGTGCTTATAGTAGCGTTTGGTGTGATTCTATATATATGGAATTACGATCTAAATGCGTATTTTAATAATATATCAGGTGGGTTTATCGAGTTTATTGAACAATCCATTGGCAGGGTAGTTTCAAGTTTAATTGTTATTTTTATTTTGATGTTTGTCTTAAAAGTAGCGAAAACCTCTTTAAACCGTGTTGGTGTTAAAGAAAGCCAAAACCAACGTCGTAAGCGTACGATTGCTAAATTGACATTAAGCTTATTTAGATATGTGTTAGGGATTATTGCGATATTAATCGTCTTAGCAATTTGGGGCGTGAATGTGGCACCTGCCTTAGCTGGTCTTGGGATTGCAGGGCTAGTGATTGGTTTAGGGGCCCAAAAATTCATTAACGATTTAATTAGTGGATTCTTTATCGTATTTGAGCATCATTATGATGTGGGTGATACGATTGAAGCTGGTGGGTTTAGAGGTGAAGTTACCGAAATTGGGTTAAAGACAACCAAACTGAAAAATTTTAAGGGTGAGGTTAAGATTATCGCCAATGGTGACGTAACAACGCTCATCAACCATTCGAAATTACCATCACTTGCGATTGTTGAATTTGGTATTTCATATGATGCGAATATGCAACAAACCATTGATATCTTAAATCAAGAGTTGCCAAAACTTGCAAATGAATTACCTGTAATTATTGAAGGTCCAACCGTGTTAGGTGTGATTGATCTTGCAAATTCAAGTGTGAACATGCGTGTGACTGCTAAGACATTAAATCTTCAACATTTTGGCGTCGAACGTAAAATAAGACAACGAATCAAAGAAATACTTGATGAAAACAACATTGAAATTCCATTTCCTCAAGTGGTTGTTCATCAAAAAAACGATTAA
- a CDS encoding endonuclease: MKRIVLLLTLLFSSLSLASCLTTTDPLTVTFEVNNEVYETLEVNSGEVLTLPNDPSVENYEFKGWFFDPLFTDPFSNESYEVTYSFTLYAKMRELDPEAVYFLVTFYDDQTELASLLVEENTTIPNTVDTSKEGYYFAGWFTDQALTTPYGSQTPVVSELTLYGKWHEQSDEYLAYYSGIEDLSGSTLKNKLAEIIKTGYKSIGYSSTSYIIEDSDKTTPQANTLWLIYNSGSANAKWDSAETWNKEHVWPRSKLPNSTAESDIHNLRASNVQVNSSRGNMPFRDSSGSYKSISGGWYPGDEHIGDVARIVLYMHLRWNIAITSSSIGDLSMFLAWHLEDPVSDFERNRNEVIYQNQKNRNPFIDHPELVSMVFGNQSVSNQVIEEKTTLELPTTLSFILPSVDYRVQ, encoded by the coding sequence ATGAAACGAATTGTATTACTACTGACGCTCTTATTTTCAAGCCTCAGTTTAGCCTCTTGTTTAACGACAACAGATCCGTTAACGGTCACGTTTGAAGTAAACAACGAGGTCTATGAAACCCTTGAAGTCAACTCAGGTGAGGTCCTTACCTTACCAAATGATCCAAGTGTTGAAAACTACGAGTTTAAAGGTTGGTTTTTTGACCCTTTATTCACAGATCCTTTCTCAAACGAATCTTATGAAGTCACTTACAGCTTCACCTTATACGCAAAAATGCGTGAGCTTGACCCAGAAGCTGTGTATTTTCTAGTCACTTTTTATGATGATCAAACAGAATTAGCGTCATTACTTGTTGAAGAGAACACCACCATCCCAAACACAGTTGACACTTCAAAAGAAGGTTATTACTTTGCTGGTTGGTTTACCGATCAAGCACTAACAACGCCTTATGGCAGTCAAACACCAGTGGTAAGTGAACTTACCTTATACGGCAAATGGCATGAACAATCAGACGAGTACTTAGCTTATTATAGTGGCATTGAAGACCTTAGTGGGTCGACACTCAAAAATAAGCTTGCAGAGATCATCAAAACAGGTTATAAATCGATTGGGTATTCTTCTACTTCCTACATCATTGAGGATTCTGATAAAACTACCCCACAAGCAAACACGTTATGGTTAATCTATAACAGTGGTAGTGCTAATGCTAAATGGGATAGTGCAGAAACGTGGAATAAAGAACACGTCTGGCCACGTTCGAAATTACCAAATTCAACCGCAGAATCCGATATCCATAACCTAAGAGCTTCAAATGTACAAGTCAATAGCTCAAGAGGTAATATGCCTTTTAGAGATTCAAGCGGTTCTTACAAATCCATTAGCGGTGGCTGGTACCCTGGGGATGAACATATCGGTGACGTTGCACGTATTGTTTTATACATGCATCTAAGATGGAACATCGCCATCACCTCATCATCGATTGGTGATTTATCGATGTTCTTAGCATGGCACTTAGAAGATCCAGTCTCAGACTTCGAACGTAATCGCAACGAAGTCATCTATCAAAACCAAAAAAATAGAAACCCGTTTATTGATCACCCAGAACTGGTTAGCATGGTCTTTGGAAACCAAAGCGTTTCTAATCAAGTGATTGAAGAAAAAACAACACTTGAACTGCCAACGACGTTAAGTTTTATCTTACCTTCGGTTGATTATCGAGTACAATAA
- a CDS encoding ROK family protein, which produces MLDNIKRPLKYDCEFQPMYLFVLAYQKKVATDENREIVKVLIERDNAQTALLNLEIFSQDHEDASYNYLYVERQIKTILWLKGGYKITYFGPKYLFNQLEDDYLNKDRRFDYDFMSKVYQKPFSLTYVTSDKGFSEIEHRVELSKNLDGNRIGFDLGGSDMKISCVQNGTSIFSEEIVWHPKTNENPDYHYEMIRKALNMAKEKMPQIDAIGISSAGIFVDNEVRVASLFLKVPEAVYQEKITPIYKILTKELADVPMVVANDGDVTALAGSMSLGVNSLLGIAMGTSEAAGYIDHSGKITGWLNELAFVPMDINPKAMIDEWSNDIGCGVKYLSQDGVIKLAESAGIDLSMYNAPAEKLKHIQNMHQKGNEVAENIFETVGSYLGYAILYYSLFYDIKHVLILGRVTSGIGGHILLQNALDVVKKENKALFDALSINLPDEKSRRVGQSIAAASLPKIK; this is translated from the coding sequence ATGTTAGACAATATCAAACGACCACTGAAGTACGACTGTGAATTTCAGCCAATGTATTTGTTCGTACTCGCTTATCAAAAGAAAGTAGCGACCGATGAAAATAGAGAAATCGTCAAAGTACTCATTGAAAGAGACAACGCTCAAACCGCTTTATTAAATCTTGAAATCTTTAGCCAAGATCACGAAGATGCGTCCTACAACTACTTGTACGTTGAAAGACAAATCAAAACCATTTTATGGCTAAAAGGTGGTTATAAAATCACTTATTTCGGACCAAAATACTTATTTAACCAACTCGAAGATGATTACTTAAATAAAGACCGTCGATTCGACTATGACTTTATGAGTAAGGTATATCAAAAACCATTTAGCCTAACTTATGTCACATCAGATAAGGGATTTAGTGAAATTGAACACCGTGTTGAATTATCGAAAAACTTAGATGGCAACCGCATCGGTTTTGACCTAGGTGGATCAGACATGAAGATTTCATGTGTACAAAACGGGACTTCCATTTTCTCAGAAGAAATCGTATGGCATCCTAAAACAAATGAAAACCCAGATTATCACTATGAGATGATCCGCAAAGCCTTAAACATGGCAAAAGAAAAAATGCCACAAATTGATGCAATCGGGATTAGTTCTGCTGGTATTTTCGTTGATAACGAAGTCCGTGTGGCTTCCCTATTCTTAAAAGTGCCTGAGGCAGTTTATCAAGAAAAAATCACACCAATCTATAAGATTTTAACCAAAGAACTTGCTGATGTACCAATGGTGGTTGCTAATGATGGCGACGTCACTGCACTGGCTGGTTCAATGAGTTTAGGTGTTAATTCACTACTAGGTATTGCGATGGGCACAAGCGAAGCTGCTGGCTACATCGATCACTCAGGTAAGATCACAGGATGGTTAAATGAACTTGCATTTGTCCCTATGGATATTAACCCAAAAGCGATGATTGACGAGTGGAGTAATGACATTGGTTGTGGGGTAAAATACTTATCTCAAGACGGTGTCATCAAACTAGCTGAATCCGCAGGTATCGACTTATCAATGTATAACGCACCAGCTGAAAAACTAAAACATATCCAAAACATGCACCAAAAAGGAAACGAAGTTGCTGAAAACATCTTTGAAACGGTTGGTTCTTATCTAGGTTATGCAATCTTATACTACAGCTTATTCTATGACATCAAGCACGTGTTAATCTTAGGCCGTGTGACCTCAGGTATTGGCGGACACATCCTCTTACAAAACGCACTTGATGTGGTTAAAAAAGAAAACAAAGCTTTATTTGATGCATTATCCATTAACTTACCAGATGAAAAGAGCAGACGCGTTGGTCAGTCCATCGCTGCAGCAAGTCTACCAAAAATCAAATAA